In Sphingobacterium thalpophilum, a genomic segment contains:
- the glgX gene encoding glycogen debranching protein GlgX has translation METKIYTGSPYPLGATYDGEGVNFALFSEHAEAVELCLYTSSDEEEVTKFKITEKTHQVWHIYLSGIKPGQRYGYRVYGPHDPSQGHRFNPHKLLIDPYAKAISGTVQWDDALFAYTIGDDDMSLDTTDSAPFVPKAVVIDNKFDWGNDSPPRVPMHQSVIYETHVKGFTATHPDIPEEIRGTYAALAHPVAINYLKELGITAVELLPIHHFLTDRHLKDKGLTNYWGYNSIGFFAPDVRYSASGTHGEQVMEFKKMVKALHDAGIEVILDVVYNHTGEGNEMGPTLSFRGIDNASYYRLAEDQRYYMDFTGTGNTLNTRQPNVLRLIMDSLRYWVEEMHVDGFRFDLASALARELHEVDKLSSFFDVIHQDPVISQVKLIAEPWDIGEGGYQVGEFPAGWAEWNGKYRDCIRDYWIGADSMIAEFANRLTGSSDLYRGDNRTPSASINFITAHDGFTLHDLVSYNDKHNEANGEDNQDGESHNRSWNCGVEGPTEDATVNSLRQKQKRNMLVTLFLSQGVPMLVAGDELGRTQQGNNNAYCQDNEISWLDWTSVDGTLLDFTKKLIHFRREHPVFCRRKWFQGIPIRGTGVEDIVWFLPDASEMDDHHWQEDYARSLAVFLNGQGIRSVDTAGNKIVDANFYLLFNAHWEDVAYKLPSEIYGASWNKIIDTNSDRIGDFGEFPAGDTVLVPSRSILLFQSQ, from the coding sequence ATGGAAACAAAAATTTATACCGGAAGCCCTTATCCATTAGGAGCTACTTACGATGGGGAAGGGGTTAACTTTGCCCTTTTCTCCGAACATGCTGAAGCTGTTGAACTTTGCCTCTATACTAGTTCCGATGAGGAGGAAGTCACAAAATTTAAAATAACCGAGAAGACGCACCAAGTGTGGCATATCTATCTCTCGGGAATTAAGCCAGGACAACGCTACGGCTATCGGGTATATGGTCCGCACGATCCATCGCAAGGACACCGTTTTAACCCCCATAAATTGTTGATTGATCCGTATGCAAAAGCAATATCAGGTACTGTACAATGGGATGATGCGCTATTTGCATACACTATTGGAGACGATGATATGAGTTTAGATACAACAGACAGCGCTCCTTTTGTTCCCAAAGCTGTTGTTATTGATAACAAATTTGATTGGGGGAACGACAGTCCGCCGCGGGTACCGATGCATCAGAGTGTGATTTACGAAACCCACGTAAAAGGTTTTACAGCGACACATCCTGACATTCCCGAAGAAATAAGAGGAACCTATGCTGCTTTGGCACATCCTGTTGCTATAAATTACCTGAAAGAACTGGGTATTACTGCCGTCGAATTGTTGCCGATCCATCATTTTTTGACTGACCGTCATTTAAAGGACAAAGGACTCACTAACTACTGGGGATACAATAGCATCGGTTTTTTTGCTCCCGATGTGCGCTATTCCGCTTCAGGTACACATGGCGAGCAGGTTATGGAATTTAAAAAAATGGTCAAGGCCTTACATGATGCCGGTATCGAAGTGATCCTCGATGTTGTCTACAACCATACCGGCGAAGGTAACGAAATGGGGCCAACACTGTCTTTTAGAGGAATTGATAACGCTTCTTATTATCGCTTGGCGGAAGACCAAAGGTATTATATGGATTTTACCGGAACTGGCAATACCTTAAATACACGTCAACCCAATGTATTACGTCTGATTATGGACAGTCTGCGCTATTGGGTTGAAGAAATGCATGTTGACGGGTTCCGCTTTGATTTGGCATCAGCATTGGCACGGGAGTTACACGAGGTCGATAAATTAAGTTCATTCTTTGACGTTATTCATCAAGATCCGGTGATTTCACAGGTCAAACTCATTGCAGAGCCTTGGGATATCGGAGAAGGGGGCTACCAAGTTGGCGAATTTCCTGCTGGCTGGGCCGAATGGAATGGAAAATACCGTGATTGTATCCGAGATTATTGGATCGGGGCAGATAGCATGATTGCTGAATTTGCCAATCGCCTTACAGGATCCTCCGATTTATATAGGGGAGATAATCGAACACCCTCCGCCAGCATTAATTTTATTACTGCACACGATGGATTTACACTTCATGACCTTGTATCGTATAACGATAAGCACAACGAAGCCAATGGCGAGGATAATCAAGATGGTGAAAGTCACAATCGCTCCTGGAACTGCGGGGTCGAAGGACCTACAGAGGATGCTACAGTTAATAGCCTAAGACAAAAACAAAAACGAAATATGCTGGTGACCTTGTTCCTGTCGCAAGGTGTGCCTATGCTCGTCGCTGGCGATGAACTGGGCAGAACACAGCAAGGCAACAATAATGCGTATTGCCAGGACAATGAGATCTCTTGGCTGGACTGGACCAGCGTGGATGGAACTTTATTGGATTTTACTAAAAAATTAATTCATTTTCGCCGTGAACATCCTGTATTCTGCCGTCGTAAATGGTTTCAAGGTATACCCATTCGTGGTACGGGTGTCGAGGATATCGTATGGTTTCTCCCAGACGCATCTGAGATGGATGATCATCATTGGCAGGAGGATTATGCCCGTTCCCTTGCTGTATTTCTCAATGGTCAGGGAATTCGATCAGTAGACACCGCTGGTAATAAAATAGTGGATGCCAATTTTTACCTTTTATTTAATGCCCATTGGGAAGATGTCGCCTATAAACTCCCTAGTGAAATCTATGGGGCTTCCTGGAATAAGATCATAGATACGAATAGCGATAGGATAGGTGATTTTGGGGAGTTTCCAGCTGGGGATACGGTTTTAGTTCCCTCGCGCTCGATTCTTTTATTTCAATCACAATAG
- the malQ gene encoding 4-alpha-glucanotransferase yields the protein MGPTDLAQCYSPYSTLSSRAGNPLLIDLKELLKFGLLNKDELKTLKKKGLQTIDFAEINSSKYRLLEKAFHRLPAQPTQEFSEFVDRESSWLDDYALFKVLKNRHDDRPWYQWPALYKLRDSAALEDFATRFADELQQEKWFQFLFFRQWSALRNYARDYGIRFIGDIPFYVAYDSADVWVNPQYFSLKADGTINHVAGVPPDYFNADGQLWGMPTYNWSSLQKDGYQWWVERLSHNCTLFDTLRLDHFRAFSSYWEVPHEETSAKNGSWVVGPGSDFFDHVKTSLDHMPFIAEDLGDIDAKVYQLRNEYNFPGMAVLQFAFGNDMPHSPHIPHQYNRNTVAYTGTHDNNTSLSWFNQDLDGAGKERINNYYGQIVENTNLNDVLIRSLHASVADSVIIAMQDILNLDGSCRMNRPASTAGNWVWRMQKGAFAANHQEKLAYYTKLYNR from the coding sequence TTGGGGCCTACAGACTTAGCACAATGTTATTCGCCTTATAGCACCTTAAGCAGCAGGGCTGGAAATCCCTTACTCATCGATTTAAAGGAATTATTAAAATTTGGCTTGCTGAATAAGGATGAATTGAAGACCTTGAAAAAGAAGGGCTTGCAAACAATAGATTTCGCGGAAATAAACAGCTCAAAATATCGGCTCCTTGAAAAGGCATTCCATCGTCTTCCAGCGCAGCCTACGCAAGAATTTTCCGAGTTTGTAGACCGCGAATCTTCCTGGCTTGATGATTATGCACTCTTCAAAGTTTTGAAAAATAGACATGACGATCGTCCATGGTATCAATGGCCAGCGCTTTATAAGCTTCGCGATAGCGCAGCGCTGGAAGATTTCGCCACTCGATTTGCAGATGAATTGCAACAGGAAAAATGGTTTCAGTTCCTATTTTTTAGGCAATGGAGTGCGTTAAGAAACTATGCGCGTGATTATGGGATTAGGTTTATAGGCGATATCCCATTTTATGTTGCCTATGATTCTGCCGATGTGTGGGTCAATCCGCAGTACTTTTCATTAAAAGCAGACGGTACTATAAATCATGTTGCGGGGGTACCACCCGATTACTTCAACGCCGACGGTCAATTATGGGGTATGCCAACCTATAATTGGAGCTCACTTCAAAAAGATGGTTATCAATGGTGGGTGGAACGTTTGTCACATAACTGTACGCTATTCGATACGTTACGGCTTGACCATTTCCGAGCATTTTCTTCCTATTGGGAAGTGCCCCATGAAGAAACTTCCGCAAAAAATGGAAGCTGGGTTGTAGGGCCTGGATCGGATTTTTTTGATCATGTGAAAACTTCGTTGGATCATATGCCTTTTATCGCCGAAGATCTTGGTGACATAGACGCTAAGGTATATCAGCTACGTAATGAATATAATTTTCCGGGAATGGCCGTATTACAATTTGCTTTTGGCAACGATATGCCCCATTCACCTCATATCCCGCATCAATATAACCGCAATACTGTCGCCTATACGGGCACCCACGACAATAATACTTCGCTGTCTTGGTTTAATCAAGATCTCGATGGAGCGGGCAAAGAAAGGATCAATAATTACTATGGGCAAATCGTTGAAAATACAAATCTAAATGATGTCCTCATACGTTCACTCCACGCATCCGTTGCAGACAGCGTTATTATCGCGATGCAAGATATCCTGAATCTTGATGGATCTTGCCGCATGAACCGTCCCGCCAGCACAGCTGGCAATTGGGTATGGCGTATGCAAAAAGGGGCATTTGCAGCAAACCACCAGGAGAAATTAGCTTACTACACGAAATTATACAACCGTTAA
- the treY gene encoding malto-oligosyltrehalose synthase has product MQTNRNVSINKPNTTYRIQFHKAFNFADFKAIIPYLLNLGIDTIYAAPILQSTPGSVHGYDGVNMHQINPELGTLDELRAIKKQLRESNIKWIQDIVPNHMAFHPANEWLMDLLEFGQSSTFSRFFDTCYSSNLFEQGKLMVPILAKTLDEAISDNEITVVSSDDSLRLSYQGNVYPISPESYGFILGDYLRDTQADFSGLLVQINTAQANGDNEEWKQLRIHIFKGLSGEILTSTLQRFNADPDRILELVTSQNYELCPWWHTHQRINYRRFFTVNELICLNVQDEEVFKQSHELIKTLVDEGLIDGLRIDHIDGLYNPTAYLYNLRKYIGPKTYIVAEKILEKGENLPVDWPIQGTTGYDFLSVCNNVCSCQSGKKILNNYYRKVTGESLSIKKDQYAKKCKILTDQMQGELDNLAKSLASLLGVVDQEKRDALKDILKSFIALFPVYRLYDDCFPLSITNFELVSSLFEKLMKNPELDQELVDQFRNQFQQAQVAYQSPNQTALADFFLRCMQLTGPVMAKGVEDTLMYTYNRFIGHNEVGDHPQNLGLSIKQFHRFMQDRQKDWPLSINASSTHDTKRGEDSRSRLLVLTAMAQKWVKQLRIWQDVVWNEYRKDIPHPNDEYFIYQSLVSSYPMEKQDAKACAAFEKRFLDYLVKYLREGKERSSWENPNLVYEASVRDFASFLLDKDRPFFTSFYQFIEAVADYGILNSLIQQILKFTCPGIPDIYQGSELWNYSFVDPDNRRPIAYELNKGLLDTIEETAKEERIPFLWRNRHDGRIKLWLVKELVKLRKDDHTLAPDSSYIPLKVTGRYLKHILAFARRSGDEWLVVILPLHLAAIGKIAKFVPCSFDWSDTKVQLLTHRSVTWQHVLMDSSGEGTEIPINAIFKDLPMAILKYKDSTQKRSSGVLLHISSLPSPYGIGDLGNEARRFVKQLQRGGQSW; this is encoded by the coding sequence ATGCAGACGAATAGAAATGTATCCATTAATAAGCCAAATACAACCTACAGAATTCAATTTCATAAAGCGTTTAACTTTGCTGATTTTAAAGCCATAATTCCTTACCTGCTTAATCTAGGTATAGATACGATTTATGCTGCACCTATTTTACAATCAACGCCGGGGAGTGTCCATGGCTATGACGGTGTTAATATGCATCAGATAAATCCAGAATTAGGTACACTCGACGAGCTCAGGGCTATTAAGAAACAATTAAGAGAATCCAATATCAAATGGATTCAGGATATCGTTCCAAATCACATGGCATTTCATCCAGCGAACGAATGGCTCATGGATTTGCTGGAATTTGGACAGTCATCAACATTTAGCCGTTTTTTTGATACCTGCTATAGTTCTAATTTATTTGAGCAGGGAAAATTAATGGTACCTATATTAGCAAAGACTTTGGATGAAGCAATATCAGACAATGAAATTACAGTCGTTTCTTCCGATGATAGTCTTCGACTTTCTTATCAAGGAAATGTTTATCCAATTTCACCAGAATCTTATGGCTTTATATTGGGCGATTATTTACGGGACACACAAGCCGATTTTAGCGGCCTTTTGGTTCAGATAAATACCGCTCAAGCCAATGGAGATAACGAAGAGTGGAAGCAGTTGCGAATACACATCTTTAAAGGTCTCTCAGGCGAGATACTTACGTCTACGCTGCAACGCTTTAATGCGGATCCCGATCGTATTCTTGAATTGGTAACTAGTCAGAATTATGAGCTTTGTCCTTGGTGGCATACACATCAACGAATAAATTATAGACGTTTTTTTACGGTCAACGAACTAATTTGTTTAAATGTGCAGGACGAAGAAGTATTCAAGCAGTCTCATGAGCTAATCAAAACACTCGTTGACGAGGGGCTGATTGATGGACTCCGCATTGATCATATCGATGGACTTTATAATCCCACAGCCTACCTCTACAATTTGAGAAAATATATCGGTCCGAAAACGTATATCGTCGCTGAAAAGATACTGGAGAAAGGAGAGAATCTCCCGGTCGACTGGCCTATACAGGGAACAACGGGCTATGATTTTTTATCAGTTTGTAATAATGTATGTTCCTGCCAGTCGGGAAAGAAAATATTGAATAACTATTATCGCAAAGTTACTGGCGAAAGCTTATCAATTAAAAAAGATCAATATGCAAAAAAATGTAAGATTCTTACAGATCAGATGCAGGGAGAGCTCGACAATCTTGCCAAATCGTTAGCATCACTTCTGGGTGTTGTTGACCAAGAGAAGCGGGATGCGCTAAAGGACATTTTAAAGTCCTTTATTGCACTTTTTCCGGTCTATCGGCTTTATGATGATTGCTTTCCATTGTCAATAACGAACTTCGAACTTGTGTCTTCACTTTTTGAAAAGTTGATGAAGAACCCCGAGCTCGACCAAGAGCTGGTCGATCAATTTCGAAATCAGTTTCAGCAAGCGCAGGTAGCTTATCAATCGCCGAACCAAACTGCTTTGGCCGATTTCTTTCTCCGCTGCATGCAATTGACTGGGCCAGTAATGGCAAAAGGGGTAGAAGATACCTTGATGTACACCTACAACCGGTTTATTGGACATAATGAAGTGGGTGACCATCCACAGAATTTAGGGCTTAGTATCAAGCAATTTCACCGATTTATGCAGGATCGGCAAAAAGATTGGCCACTGTCAATCAACGCCAGTTCAACACACGACACCAAGCGGGGGGAGGATTCACGGAGCCGCCTTTTGGTCCTGACTGCTATGGCGCAAAAGTGGGTAAAACAACTGCGCATTTGGCAGGATGTGGTCTGGAATGAATATCGAAAGGACATTCCGCACCCAAATGATGAATATTTCATCTACCAGTCTTTGGTCTCCTCTTATCCAATGGAGAAACAGGATGCGAAGGCATGTGCAGCATTTGAAAAACGTTTCTTGGACTACTTGGTGAAATACCTTCGCGAAGGTAAAGAACGCTCAAGCTGGGAGAATCCAAATTTAGTTTATGAAGCTTCAGTTCGGGACTTCGCTTCTTTTTTGCTGGACAAAGACCGTCCTTTTTTTACGAGCTTTTATCAATTTATTGAGGCAGTCGCTGATTATGGGATATTGAATTCACTTATTCAGCAAATTTTAAAGTTTACTTGTCCTGGTATACCCGATATCTATCAGGGATCAGAACTTTGGAACTATAGCTTTGTTGATCCCGACAACCGACGACCTATAGCTTATGAATTAAATAAAGGTCTCCTCGACACTATCGAAGAGACAGCCAAAGAAGAGCGAATTCCATTTTTATGGCGAAATAGACACGATGGAAGAATAAAACTTTGGTTGGTAAAGGAATTGGTGAAACTGAGAAAGGACGATCATACACTTGCACCGGATAGCAGCTATATTCCACTGAAGGTGACTGGTCGATATCTGAAACATATATTGGCTTTCGCACGTAGGTCAGGGGATGAGTGGTTAGTGGTGATTTTACCGCTACATCTTGCCGCTATTGGTAAAATCGCAAAATTTGTGCCCTGTTCATTTGATTGGTCCGATACAAAAGTTCAGCTTTTAACTCATCGTTCAGTGACTTGGCAGCATGTTTTGATGGATAGCAGTGGCGAAGGCACAGAAATTCCTATCAATGCTATTTTTAAGGATCTTCCCATGGCGATCTTAAAATATAAAGATTCCACTCAGAAAAGGAGTTCCGGTGTATTGTTGCATATAAGCTCATTACCGTCACCTTATGGGATCGGAGATCTCGGGAATGAAGCTCGCCGTTTTGTTAAACAGCTCCAACGTGGAGGCCAAAGCTGGTAG
- a CDS encoding IS4 family transposase, whose product MINLNVFSQILSLIDRELFKDLVSKHKSDKHQKGINSWTHLVSMLFCHFSSADSVRDISNGLRSTTGNLNHLGVVRAPSKSNISYINTHRTHELFKDLYYSVLDRLWQKDTHFRKDLVQLKRKVYLMDASIIPLCLSVFDWAKFRSTKGAVKLHTVLDYDGCLPVFMQITDGKVHESQRAGSYSFSKGSVVVVDRGYVDYSWLGDLDSRGCYFVTRSKVNMKYKVIKSYQSEALMEKGILKDELIELSGAACNKYNGKPLRLVHFWDSTTGNEYHFLTNNTKWKASLVANIYKQRWHIEVFFKHLKQRLKVSTFIGTSENAVMIQIWTSLIGILLLKYLQKKAKYDWNLSNLVAFIRMNIFVKINIWQWIDDPFFRPPIKGKKGQLKIFAD is encoded by the coding sequence ATGATAAATTTAAATGTTTTTAGTCAGATTTTATCTCTTATCGACCGCGAATTATTCAAAGATTTGGTTTCAAAGCACAAAAGTGACAAACATCAGAAAGGGATCAACAGCTGGACGCATCTAGTCAGTATGCTTTTCTGTCATTTTTCCTCGGCAGATTCGGTTCGTGATATTAGTAACGGTCTACGCAGTACCACTGGTAATCTGAACCACTTAGGTGTAGTAAGAGCTCCAAGTAAGTCTAATATATCCTATATCAACACACACCGTACCCATGAACTTTTCAAAGATCTTTACTATTCTGTTTTGGATAGGCTTTGGCAAAAGGACACCCATTTTCGCAAAGATCTTGTTCAGCTAAAGCGTAAAGTATATCTGATGGATGCAAGCATCATCCCCTTATGTCTATCTGTATTTGACTGGGCAAAGTTTCGCAGCACCAAAGGTGCCGTAAAGCTGCACACTGTCTTGGATTATGATGGCTGCCTACCTGTTTTTATGCAGATTACCGATGGAAAAGTACATGAGAGCCAGCGAGCCGGTAGTTACAGTTTTTCCAAGGGAAGCGTGGTGGTAGTGGACCGTGGCTACGTGGATTACAGCTGGCTTGGGGATTTGGACAGCAGGGGGTGTTACTTCGTTACCAGGAGTAAAGTTAATATGAAGTACAAGGTTATCAAGTCCTATCAGAGTGAAGCACTCATGGAAAAGGGGATCCTTAAGGATGAGCTCATTGAGCTATCCGGTGCTGCCTGCAATAAATACAACGGCAAGCCGCTACGCCTAGTCCACTTTTGGGACAGCACCACTGGCAATGAGTACCACTTTTTGACCAATAATACGAAGTGGAAGGCTTCTTTGGTGGCAAACATCTATAAACAACGCTGGCATATCGAAGTCTTCTTCAAGCATCTAAAGCAGCGCTTAAAAGTATCGACATTCATAGGGACTTCTGAAAATGCAGTGATGATCCAGATCTGGACTTCACTCATTGGCATATTACTGTTAAAATACTTACAAAAAAAGGCCAAATATGACTGGAACCTGTCCAATCTGGTCGCATTCATCAGAATGAATATCTTCGTGAAAATAAACATCTGGCAATGGATAGATGATCCCTTTTTCAGGCCGCCTATAAAAGGAAAAAAGGGACAGCTAAAGATCTTCGCAGATTGA
- a CDS encoding adenylyltransferase/cytidyltransferase family protein, producing MKKIGITFSAFDLLHAGHIKMLEDAKEQCDFLICGLQTDPTLDRPEKNKPTQSVFERYMQLKACKHVDMIIPYATEQDLEDVLRSYKIHVRILGDEYMDKAFTGRQYCEEKGIRLYFNRRENRFSSSSLRRIIASKENTSKGAVVSINDGANYALKRINA from the coding sequence ATGAAAAAAATAGGAATTACGTTTTCCGCTTTTGATCTGCTTCATGCAGGTCACATTAAGATGCTCGAAGATGCCAAAGAACAGTGCGACTTTCTGATTTGCGGTCTGCAGACAGATCCAACTCTGGATCGTCCAGAAAAAAACAAGCCGACACAATCGGTATTTGAACGCTATATGCAATTAAAGGCATGTAAACATGTGGATATGATTATCCCTTACGCTACTGAGCAGGACCTCGAAGACGTTTTACGTTCATACAAAATACATGTTCGCATTTTGGGTGATGAATATATGGATAAGGCATTTACAGGCAGACAGTATTGCGAAGAAAAAGGGATACGACTTTATTTCAATAGACGGGAAAACAGGTTCTCGAGTTCGTCTTTGCGGAGAATAATTGCATCGAAGGAAAACACTAGTAAGGGCGCCGTGGTCAGTATAAACGATGGGGCTAATTACGCGTTAAAGCGCATAAACGCATAA
- a CDS encoding adenylyltransferase/cytidyltransferase family protein, translating to MIIGIIFGVFDMLHVGHIVALQEAKSQCDYLIVGLKTDSNVQEADGHDTAQTMVERFIKLEGCQFVD from the coding sequence ATGATTATAGGTATTATTTTCGGCGTATTTGACATGTTGCATGTAGGCCATATCGTTGCGCTACAGGAAGCGAAGAGTCAGTGTGATTATCTCATTGTGGGACTTAAAACTGATTCAAATGTACAGGAAGCTGATGGCCATGACACGGCTCAGACCATGGTCGAAAGATTCATCAAATTGGAAGGCTGTCAGTTTGTTGATTAA
- a CDS encoding IS5 family transposase: protein MLGKNPEKKPELFRPMLVDFIDHEHELVLLSEKIDWNYFEKEFSPLYSKVGNPSHPIRFMVGCLLLKHLYNLGDETLEKAWIMNPYMQHFCGRVFFEHEFPCDPSNFVHFRKRIGEKGIEKIFAYSVRMHDAKTNTSNFVLSDTTVQENNTSFPTDAKLCKKVIDYCNKIAGNEGIKQRQRYTKVSKQMVRNTYNGKHPKRAKAARKSQRQLKTIAMRLIRELQRNFNSEQQEFYKDLMTLYTKVVTQKRNDADKIYSIHKPFTRCIAKGKAHSQYEFGNKVGLITTANKGKKIILGIKAFLQTPYDGHTIEPLLEQMETGGQKLPKELLYDRGGRGKSEIKGVKISIPSTPRKKDTAYQKQTKRKKFRTRAAIEPIIGHLKTDFRLAKNYFMGETGPQINALLAATAWNMKKMMELLKQKIIFLFYKIQIMLFSNPVFKNKLNSGFC, encoded by the coding sequence ATGTTGGGGAAAAATCCAGAAAAGAAGCCAGAATTATTTCGCCCAATGTTGGTGGATTTTATTGACCACGAGCATGAACTTGTTCTACTTTCAGAAAAAATAGATTGGAATTATTTTGAGAAAGAATTTTCGCCCTTGTATTCCAAAGTGGGCAATCCGAGCCATCCGATTCGGTTTATGGTGGGTTGTTTGCTACTGAAACATTTGTATAATTTGGGCGATGAGACGTTGGAAAAAGCCTGGATCATGAATCCTTATATGCAGCATTTTTGTGGCAGGGTTTTCTTTGAACACGAATTTCCTTGTGACCCGAGTAATTTTGTTCATTTCCGAAAAAGAATTGGCGAAAAAGGTATCGAAAAAATCTTTGCCTACAGCGTAAGAATGCACGATGCCAAGACGAACACCTCAAATTTTGTTTTGTCCGATACTACCGTTCAGGAGAATAATACCTCTTTTCCTACCGATGCAAAATTGTGCAAAAAAGTGATTGATTATTGCAACAAAATAGCCGGAAATGAAGGCATAAAACAAAGACAACGCTACACAAAAGTCAGCAAACAAATGGTGCGCAACACCTACAACGGAAAACATCCCAAGCGGGCAAAAGCGGCAAGGAAATCTCAAAGACAGCTCAAAACCATCGCCATGAGACTGATTCGTGAATTGCAACGGAATTTTAATTCAGAACAGCAAGAATTTTATAAAGATTTAATGACATTGTACACCAAGGTTGTCACACAAAAAAGAAACGATGCCGATAAAATTTACAGCATTCACAAGCCTTTTACCCGATGTATTGCCAAAGGAAAAGCGCATAGCCAGTATGAATTTGGGAATAAGGTAGGTTTGATAACCACCGCCAACAAAGGCAAGAAAATCATTCTCGGGATTAAAGCATTTTTGCAAACTCCTTACGATGGTCACACCATAGAACCACTTTTGGAACAGATGGAAACCGGTGGTCAAAAGCTCCCAAAAGAACTCCTTTACGATAGAGGTGGCAGAGGAAAATCAGAAATAAAGGGCGTGAAAATCTCCATCCCAAGCACTCCAAGAAAAAAAGACACTGCTTATCAAAAGCAGACAAAGCGCAAAAAATTTAGAACCAGAGCGGCAATAGAACCTATCATCGGACATTTAAAAACCGATTTTAGGCTGGCAAAAAATTACTTCATGGGAGAAACGGGACCACAAATCAATGCATTACTAGCTGCAACCGCTTGGAACATGAAGAAAATGATGGAACTACTGAAACAGAAAATTATTTTCTTATTTTATAAGATACAAATTATGCTGTTTTCTAATCCTGTTTTTAAAAATAAATTAAATAGTGGGTTTTGTTAA
- a CDS encoding response regulator transcription factor — protein sequence MIKILLVEDHMVVRNGIKLLLESQDGFEVVGEASNGKEALQFLNSNPVPDIVLTDISMEEMDGIELLHELKKHYPSIKVVILSMLNQINYVVEAFESGLAGYLVKNVGYNELLFGLNHIANGGRYMSEEIAMILLDQVRSGQSYAQVSGELQTDFDISDRELEVLKLIAEGYTNIEIADKIFLSKRTVEGHRQNLIDKAGVKNTAHLVKFAFERGILN from the coding sequence ATGATAAAAATCCTATTGGTTGAAGACCACATGGTTGTACGTAACGGAATAAAATTACTATTAGAATCGCAAGATGGATTTGAAGTTGTTGGAGAGGCGTCGAATGGAAAGGAGGCTCTTCAGTTCTTAAATTCTAATCCTGTTCCTGATATTGTCTTAACAGACATCAGCATGGAGGAAATGGATGGTATTGAACTATTACATGAATTAAAAAAACATTATCCGTCCATTAAAGTAGTAATACTGTCCATGTTGAATCAGATCAATTACGTTGTTGAAGCATTTGAATCTGGTCTTGCAGGATATTTGGTTAAAAACGTTGGCTATAACGAATTGCTTTTTGGATTAAATCATATCGCAAATGGGGGACGATACATGAGCGAGGAAATCGCAATGATACTATTGGACCAAGTTCGCTCTGGACAAAGCTATGCACAGGTATCAGGAGAACTACAGACAGATTTTGATATCTCCGATAGAGAGCTTGAAGTACTCAAATTAATTGCAGAAGGATACACGAATATTGAAATTGCCGATAAGATATTTTTAAGCAAGCGTACAGTTGAAGGACACCGTCAAAACTTAATCGATAAAGCGGGCGTAAAAAATACAGCTCATTTGGTCAAATTTGCATTTGAAAGAGGTATTTTGAATTAA
- a CDS encoding RNA polymerase sigma factor produces the protein MENLTIDQLFKEKRPTLKYLAAQFTNDPDEREDLVQETMVRSLGSIEKFLKHPKLMSWLYIIMKNTYINQYTRNKRLENYRNEYVSIGYHNEITTNRGENNFIASDIQHALNSLSKDYYNAFAMFLEGFKYYEIAEHLQIPEGTVKTRIHMARKALQKQLKIYSKSID, from the coding sequence ATGGAAAATTTAACAATCGATCAACTGTTTAAGGAAAAAAGACCTACATTAAAATATTTGGCAGCGCAATTTACAAACGATCCAGATGAACGAGAAGATCTGGTTCAGGAGACCATGGTAAGGTCATTGGGATCTATTGAAAAATTCCTGAAGCATCCAAAGTTGATGTCTTGGCTCTATATCATCATGAAAAATACATATATTAACCAATATACTCGAAATAAACGATTGGAGAATTACCGCAATGAATATGTAAGTATAGGTTATCATAATGAAATAACAACCAATCGCGGTGAAAATAATTTTATAGCCTCTGATATACAACACGCACTCAATAGTTTATCAAAAGATTACTATAACGCCTTTGCAATGTTTTTGGAAGGATTTAAATATTATGAAATTGCAGAGCATCTGCAAATCCCGGAGGGTACGGTCAAAACACGTATACATATGGCCAGGAAAGCACTGCAAAAACAGCTAAAGATTTATTCAAAAAGTATTGATTAA